In a genomic window of Longimicrobiaceae bacterium:
- a CDS encoding VWA domain-containing protein: MRFTNYTRYTGHRADALNLEALLEHLSDFLLQSGFAGGPYFHPYWGEFGDDDRSLDALKEALLRALIESGQLTPEMIKELRGEGEGDEEVRNQIAELLDRLVERLVEEGYLNLSQPPTMPGGNFQPTDVPGTIDEARSAAQQVEFNLTQKGIDFLGYRTLRHLLGAMGRSGFGAHDTPHLSTGVEAEAASRPYEFGDTLNLDIPRTLTSALARNGLREDGTLELDYGDLHVHQTEYRSSCATVLLLDTSHSMILYGEDRFTPAKKVALALTHLIRTQFPGDTLRVVLFGDRAEEIPLSRLAHAKVGPFHTNTAEGLKLARRLLLSQNKEMRQIVMITDGKPSAITLPNGQVYKNPMGLDARVLRETFAEVAACRKAGILINTFMLARDAALVAFVNQVSQIARGKAYFTTTMTLGQYIMRDFLRRRTRRAG, translated from the coding sequence ATGAGATTTACCAACTACACCCGATACACGGGTCACCGGGCCGACGCGCTGAACCTCGAGGCTCTCCTGGAGCACCTTTCCGACTTTCTGCTTCAGAGCGGCTTTGCGGGAGGTCCGTACTTCCACCCCTACTGGGGCGAATTCGGGGATGACGATCGCTCGCTCGACGCCCTGAAGGAGGCGCTGCTCCGCGCGCTGATCGAAAGCGGGCAGCTTACGCCGGAGATGATCAAGGAGCTCCGCGGGGAGGGCGAGGGGGACGAGGAGGTTCGCAACCAGATTGCCGAGCTGCTCGACCGGCTCGTGGAACGTCTGGTCGAGGAGGGCTACCTCAACCTCTCGCAACCACCCACGATGCCGGGAGGCAACTTCCAGCCTACAGACGTGCCGGGGACGATCGACGAGGCACGCTCGGCGGCGCAGCAGGTAGAGTTCAACCTGACCCAGAAGGGGATCGACTTCCTCGGCTATCGCACCCTTCGCCACCTGCTGGGCGCCATGGGGCGGTCCGGCTTTGGCGCGCACGACACTCCGCACCTCTCCACCGGGGTCGAAGCCGAGGCAGCCAGTCGCCCCTATGAGTTCGGGGATACGTTGAACCTGGACATTCCCCGCACGCTCACCAGCGCGCTGGCGCGCAACGGGCTGCGCGAAGACGGAACGCTGGAGCTCGATTACGGTGACCTGCATGTCCACCAGACCGAGTATCGCTCGAGCTGTGCGACGGTGCTGCTGCTCGACACCAGCCACTCGATGATCCTCTACGGCGAGGATCGGTTCACGCCGGCGAAGAAGGTGGCGCTCGCCCTGACGCACCTGATCCGCACCCAGTTCCCGGGCGATACGCTGCGCGTCGTTCTCTTCGGCGACCGGGCGGAGGAGATTCCCCTCTCCCGGCTGGCCCACGCCAAGGTGGGACCCTTCCACACCAACACCGCCGAGGGGTTGAAGCTGGCGCGCCGCCTCCTGCTCTCGCAGAACAAGGAGATGCGTCAGATCGTCATGATCACCGATGGGAAGCCTTCGGCGATCACCCTCCCCAACGGTCAGGTCTACAAGAACCCGATGGGTCTCGACGCGCGAGTGTTGCGCGAGACCTTCGCCGAGGTAGCCGCCTGTCGCAAGGCCGGCATTCTCATCAACACGTTCATGCTGGCTCGTGACGCCGCGCTGGTCGCGTTCGTCAACCAGGTATCGCAGATTGCGCGTG
- the mutY gene encoding A/G-specific adenine glycosylase produces the protein MTDSDLRELRAALLTWYDENRRDLPWRFENGTPPDPYRVWLSEVMLQQTRVDTVLSYYHRWLERFPTLQAVAEAPLDDILKAWEGLGYYSRARNFHRAVREVHERYGGALPGDPDAFRSLPGVGRYTAGAVMSIAFGHEQPVVDGNVRRVFARWLERPEPSEPELWDLARRLVRGARPGCLNQAVMELGAIVCTPRAPRCTACPAASRCAARAAGTQEQHPRPKRRGPLPHEARVATVVESDGRLLLARAPSRGRLAGLWEFPGDCLRTEEAPGPGAERGLAARLGVRIAAGSELGMVVHTFTHVRVSYHVVRGTLLEGTPRPLGYQEVRWVHPRELASLALPKAQQRIAALALRQRSDDQRHRKAETPAERMS, from the coding sequence ATGACCGATTCCGACCTGCGCGAGCTTCGCGCCGCGCTGCTCACCTGGTACGACGAGAACCGCCGCGATCTTCCCTGGCGCTTCGAAAACGGCACACCGCCGGATCCGTATCGTGTCTGGCTATCCGAGGTCATGCTACAGCAGACCAGGGTGGATACCGTTCTGTCGTACTACCATCGATGGCTGGAGCGCTTTCCCACACTGCAAGCCGTTGCTGAGGCTCCACTCGACGACATCTTGAAGGCTTGGGAGGGGCTCGGTTATTACTCCCGTGCCCGCAACTTCCACCGCGCCGTGCGCGAGGTCCACGAGCGCTACGGGGGCGCTCTCCCGGGGGACCCCGATGCGTTCCGAAGTCTTCCCGGGGTGGGTCGATACACCGCCGGTGCGGTGATGTCGATCGCTTTCGGTCACGAGCAACCCGTGGTGGACGGGAACGTCCGCCGGGTCTTCGCGCGCTGGCTGGAGCGCCCCGAGCCGAGCGAGCCGGAGCTGTGGGATCTCGCCCGGCGACTGGTCCGGGGCGCGCGTCCCGGCTGCCTCAACCAGGCGGTGATGGAACTCGGCGCGATCGTCTGCACGCCACGCGCGCCGCGCTGTACAGCCTGCCCCGCTGCTTCGCGCTGCGCCGCCCGGGCGGCTGGCACGCAGGAGCAGCATCCGCGACCAAAGCGACGGGGCCCGCTTCCCCACGAAGCCCGCGTGGCGACAGTTGTCGAGTCGGACGGGCGACTGCTGCTGGCGCGCGCCCCCTCCCGCGGGCGCCTTGCGGGCCTGTGGGAGTTTCCCGGCGACTGCCTGCGCACCGAAGAAGCTCCGGGCCCTGGCGCCGAGCGCGGCCTGGCCGCTCGGCTAGGCGTCCGGATCGCGGCCGGATCGGAGTTGGGAATGGTGGTTCACACCTTCACGCACGTTCGCGTGAGCTACCATGTGGTGCGGGGCACGCTCCTCGAGGGCACCCCCCGGCCGCTCGGATATCAGGAGGTGCGCTGGGTACACCCCCGTGAGCTCGCTTCCCTCGCCCTCCCTAAAGCCCAGCAGCGCATTGCCGCCCTCGCTCTACGGCAACGCTCGGACGATCAGCGGCATCGAAAAGCTGAAACCCCTGCGGAACGGATGTCGTAG
- a CDS encoding acetate kinase, with protein MNVLVLNAGSSSLKFQLIQTSAEQIAADADVRLARGLIERIGGHAVITLEVTGEPIHRATQPIRDLRAALDTVLGWITHPPSGHLLGSLAEIDAVGHRVVHGAEYFQRSVIIDEEVRNRIEDAIDLAPLHNPHNLRGIQAVRAALGEQIPQVAVFDTSFHLTLPDYAYLYAIPYSLYRRHRVRRYGFHGTSHRYIAYRYRRLTGQPREKPRLITLHLGNGCSACANMYGDSVDTSMGFTPLEGLVMGTRSGDVDPAILDYIANKEGMTLPEVESLLNKQSGLLGISGLTHDMRDLLAEAHEHNDRRARLAIEIFCYRARKQIGAYLAAMGGADAVIFSGGIGENAAEVRSMICEGLDWFGLTLDPEANAATVDGKEGPISTSDSRLAAWVIPTDEELLIARDTARLVLGMDTRY; from the coding sequence ATGAACGTCCTCGTCCTGAATGCCGGTTCCTCTTCGTTGAAGTTCCAGCTCATTCAGACCAGTGCCGAGCAGATCGCCGCCGACGCGGACGTGCGGCTGGCCCGTGGGCTGATCGAGCGCATCGGGGGGCATGCGGTGATCACCCTGGAGGTGACAGGGGAGCCGATCCATCGCGCCACCCAACCCATCCGGGACCTTCGCGCGGCGCTCGATACAGTGCTCGGCTGGATCACGCATCCGCCCAGCGGCCACCTGCTCGGCTCACTCGCCGAGATAGACGCAGTGGGCCACCGGGTGGTGCACGGCGCCGAGTACTTCCAGCGGTCCGTCATCATCGACGAAGAGGTACGCAATCGCATCGAGGATGCGATCGACCTCGCCCCGCTGCACAACCCGCACAACCTTCGTGGTATTCAGGCGGTACGGGCGGCCCTTGGAGAGCAGATCCCCCAGGTGGCGGTGTTCGATACGTCGTTCCATCTCACCCTGCCCGATTACGCCTACCTTTACGCGATCCCGTATTCCCTCTATCGCCGCCACAGGGTGAGGCGGTACGGCTTCCATGGCACGTCGCACCGCTACATCGCTTACCGCTATCGACGGTTGACCGGCCAACCAAGGGAGAAGCCGCGCCTCATCACTCTTCACCTCGGCAACGGGTGCTCGGCCTGCGCGAACATGTACGGCGACTCTGTCGACACCTCGATGGGCTTCACGCCGCTGGAGGGTCTGGTCATGGGAACTCGTTCGGGCGACGTCGACCCGGCGATTCTGGACTACATCGCTAACAAGGAGGGGATGACCCTGCCGGAAGTCGAAAGCCTGCTCAACAAGCAATCCGGCCTGCTCGGCATCTCGGGTCTCACCCACGACATGCGTGATCTCCTGGCCGAGGCGCACGAGCACAATGACCGGCGCGCGCGGCTCGCCATTGAGATCTTCTGCTATCGTGCGCGGAAGCAGATCGGGGCCTACCTGGCCGCCATGGGCGGGGCGGACGCGGTGATCTTCTCCGGTGGCATCGGGGAGAACGCCGCAGAGGTCCGGAGCATGATCTGTGAGGGCCTGGACTGGTTCGGGTTGACGCTCGATCCCGAGGCGAACGCCGCCACGGTGGACGGGAAGGAGGGGCCGATCTCGACCTCCGATTCACGCCTCGCCGCCTGGGTGATCCCCACCGATGAGGAGCTGCTCATCGCCCGGGACACGGCGAGGCTCGTCCTGGGAATGGATACCCGCTACTGA
- a CDS encoding transglycosylase SLT domain-containing protein, with protein sequence MTGFREGPTPPPMRARVDGPLGRMLPAFLAVVSVVGLATGCAGIRGHGEKSDLQLQPVPYVESEYVGAVEVPPGIPGMADSAALTPSGEPLAAAYSRRYDISPELARDIVEQALEAGIDPELAFRVIRVESVFNIRARGPQGSLGLMQLMPGTARSLDRSLDSEGEILEPRNNLRVGLRYLRSLIERYNDVRLGLLAYNRGENAVNRALRRGVDPENGYTHKVLGTHSDNPYSGPGILSTPRLP encoded by the coding sequence ATGACGGGCTTCCGCGAGGGGCCGACCCCGCCTCCAATGCGAGCGCGGGTAGACGGCCCACTTGGTCGGATGCTGCCTGCCTTTCTGGCGGTGGTGAGTGTTGTGGGCCTCGCGACCGGTTGTGCGGGTATTCGCGGCCACGGCGAGAAGAGCGACTTGCAGTTGCAACCCGTCCCGTACGTCGAGTCCGAGTACGTCGGGGCGGTCGAGGTTCCTCCCGGGATCCCTGGCATGGCGGACTCGGCGGCGCTTACCCCCAGTGGGGAGCCGCTCGCTGCAGCTTACTCCCGTCGCTACGACATCTCCCCCGAGTTGGCCCGGGACATCGTCGAGCAGGCGCTCGAGGCGGGGATCGATCCCGAGCTGGCCTTCCGCGTGATCCGGGTGGAAAGCGTCTTCAACATTCGGGCGCGCGGGCCGCAGGGATCGCTGGGTTTGATGCAGCTCATGCCCGGCACGGCCCGCTCGCTGGACCGCTCCCTCGATAGCGAAGGGGAGATCCTGGAGCCCAGAAACAACCTGCGGGTAGGGCTCAGGTACTTGCGAAGCCTGATCGAGCGGTACAACGACGTTCGCCTGGGCCTGCTGGCGTATAATCGTGGTGAGAACGCCGTTAACCGCGCCCTGCGGCGCGGGGTCGACCCCGAGAACGGGTACACCCACAAGGTTCTCGGCACCCACAGCGACAACCCGTACTCGGGTCCCGGCATCCTGTCTACCCCCCGTCTGCCCTAG
- a CDS encoding L,D-transpeptidase, with amino-acid sequence MKIGCKSLRGGLLAVLLAGLSGGTAVAQSPHGPDGGEFTAREPAAGGGRVAEVHSEALAKGRYAVVIDLDHNILRFQHGDLVLWSAPIGTGTGLYMADEEDGWDFSTPNGVFQVKYKERNPVWIAEDWYFIENGLPVPPKNDPQRYFPGGLGAAAVYISHDLAIHGTDKPELLGQRVSHGCIRLSNKDALRLYHNVQVGTEVVIVGGQNIPREVITPAEARRLAEAFRPKDPRPAPRDPLLATWEGMTTRQLSLVLQSELWEKPERSRWPEVAHLLSDRAQEGDDDALVGLLAAALDLPNERVEREYRTYVADVYARGNLRTLDALSRFPEEERRYLAAMIVDATMDLYHGDLDEPTAPWPTRRIPHAAVDESGQAGWAALREAEESFSKREMRRVA; translated from the coding sequence ATGAAAATAGGATGTAAGTCGTTGAGGGGTGGGTTGTTGGCCGTGCTCCTGGCAGGTCTTTCCGGGGGCACGGCCGTCGCTCAATCGCCGCATGGGCCGGATGGTGGAGAGTTCACCGCCCGGGAGCCCGCGGCGGGGGGCGGCCGGGTCGCCGAGGTCCATTCCGAGGCGCTCGCCAAGGGACGTTACGCGGTCGTGATCGACCTGGACCACAACATCCTCCGGTTCCAGCACGGGGATCTCGTTCTCTGGTCTGCTCCGATCGGCACGGGAACGGGCCTTTACATGGCCGACGAGGAAGACGGGTGGGATTTCTCCACTCCTAACGGCGTCTTCCAGGTGAAGTACAAGGAACGGAACCCGGTGTGGATCGCGGAGGACTGGTACTTCATCGAGAACGGTCTTCCGGTTCCGCCGAAGAACGATCCGCAGCGCTACTTCCCCGGAGGGTTGGGAGCCGCCGCCGTGTACATTTCACACGATCTGGCGATCCATGGAACGGACAAACCGGAGCTACTCGGGCAGCGAGTCTCGCACGGGTGCATCCGGTTGTCGAACAAGGATGCGCTGCGGCTCTACCACAACGTGCAGGTGGGGACCGAAGTGGTGATCGTTGGCGGCCAGAACATCCCCCGCGAGGTGATCACGCCCGCCGAGGCGCGCCGGCTGGCCGAAGCGTTCCGGCCCAAGGACCCGCGCCCGGCGCCCAGGGATCCGCTGCTCGCTACCTGGGAGGGAATGACGACCCGGCAGCTCTCCCTCGTGCTGCAGAGCGAGCTGTGGGAGAAGCCGGAGCGGAGCCGGTGGCCCGAGGTGGCGCACCTGCTCTCGGACCGAGCGCAGGAAGGCGACGACGACGCGTTGGTCGGTCTGCTCGCCGCCGCCCTGGACCTACCCAACGAGCGAGTGGAGCGCGAGTACCGGACCTATGTCGCCGACGTCTATGCGCGCGGCAACTTGAGAACTCTCGATGCCCTCTCCCGCTTCCCGGAGGAGGAGCGTCGCTACCTGGCGGCGATGATCGTGGATGCCACGATGGACCTCTACCACGGGGATCTGGATGAGCCAACGGCCCCCTGGCCGACGCGGCGGATTCCCCACGCGGCGGTAGACGAATCGGGGCAGGCAGGATGGGCCGCTCTGCGGGAAGCGGAGGAGAGCTTCAGCAAGAGGGAAATGCGGCGGGTTGCCTGA
- a CDS encoding DUF444 family protein, whose product MVRRIERDRKRFDDIVRGRIKQDLRRHITRGELIGKKGREIVSIPLPQIELPRFRYGPREMGGVGQGDGEEGTPLGGADADGGGGAGDEPGYHIREVELTIQEMTRLMGEALELPRIEPRGAESLTAVKGRYVGVRRIGPESLRSFRRTYREALKRLMATGTYDPLRPLVVPVREDMRYRSWKDQPVPVANAVIFYLMDVSGSMASEQKEIVRIESFWIDNWIREHYDGVRSRYIIHDAEAREVDRETFFSTRESGGTRISSAYELAASIAETEYPADAWNLYFFHFSDGDNLGSGDNERCFELLRTRLLPIANLFGYGQVESRAGSGAFLDALQSHVEADNLVLSRIPDREGILPSIKDFLGKGK is encoded by the coding sequence ATGGTCAGGAGAATCGAACGCGACCGCAAGCGTTTTGACGATATCGTCCGCGGGCGCATCAAGCAGGATTTGAGGCGCCACATCACCCGGGGGGAGCTGATCGGGAAGAAGGGCCGGGAGATCGTCTCCATTCCGCTTCCGCAGATCGAGTTGCCGCGCTTCCGCTACGGCCCCCGTGAGATGGGTGGGGTGGGGCAGGGAGATGGCGAGGAGGGAACCCCGCTGGGGGGGGCAGACGCGGACGGCGGCGGAGGCGCAGGGGATGAGCCGGGTTACCACATCCGCGAGGTCGAGCTCACCATCCAGGAGATGACGCGGCTGATGGGCGAGGCTCTGGAGCTTCCCCGCATCGAGCCGCGCGGAGCCGAGTCGCTCACTGCCGTGAAGGGACGGTACGTCGGAGTGAGGCGCATCGGCCCGGAGTCGCTCCGCTCCTTTCGTCGCACCTACCGCGAGGCGCTCAAACGCCTGATGGCGACGGGGACCTACGATCCCCTCCGTCCGCTGGTGGTGCCGGTACGCGAGGACATGCGTTACCGCTCGTGGAAGGATCAGCCGGTCCCGGTGGCCAACGCGGTGATCTTCTACCTCATGGATGTCTCCGGGTCGATGGCGAGCGAACAGAAGGAAATCGTTCGCATCGAGTCGTTCTGGATCGACAACTGGATCCGGGAGCACTACGACGGGGTGCGCAGCCGCTACATCATCCACGACGCCGAGGCGCGTGAGGTCGATCGCGAGACCTTCTTCTCGACCCGGGAATCTGGCGGCACGCGGATCTCGAGCGCGTACGAGTTGGCCGCCTCCATCGCCGAGACCGAATATCCGGCGGACGCCTGGAATCTCTACTTTTTCCACTTCTCCGACGGCGACAACCTCGGCAGTGGCGACAACGAGCGCTGTTTCGAGCTCCTGCGCACCCGGCTGCTGCCCATCGCCAACCTTTTCGGCTACGGCCAGGTAGAGAGCCGCGCGGGCAGTGGCGCCTTCCTCGACGCGCTCCAGAGCCACGTGGAAGCCGATAACCTGGTGCTGTCGAGGATCCCCGATCGCGAGGGAATCCTGCCGTCGATCAAGGATTTCCTGGGGAAGGGGAAATGA